From the Streptomyces sp. KMM 9044 genome, one window contains:
- a CDS encoding gluconeogenesis factor YvcK family protein, with protein sequence MTARTPRLNRLRRVMPEGRAAGRQAGARGAKPRRRGAQPKVVALGGGMGLSASLAALRRITGDLTAVVTVADDGGSSGRLRDELGVLPPGDLRKALAALCGDDDWGQTWARVIQHRFQSKGELHEHAVGNLLIVALWEQLGDHVQALDLVGRLLGAHGRVLPMSAVPLELQALVKGHAPERPEAVDTVRGQVAVALTPGEVQSVHLAPNDPPAVPEAVEAVLDADWVVLGPGSWFSSVIPHLLVPELLDALIRTKARRVLSLNLAPQPGETEGFSPQRHVEVLGRHAPKLALDVVLADEAAVPDRDLLTDAAKRLGAAVELAPVARPDGSPRHDPELLAAAYDRIFRMHGRIGPWR encoded by the coding sequence ATGACCGCACGTACTCCGCGGCTGAACCGGCTGCGCCGGGTGATGCCCGAAGGGCGCGCTGCCGGACGGCAGGCCGGGGCCCGCGGCGCCAAGCCGCGGCGCCGCGGCGCCCAGCCCAAGGTGGTCGCCCTCGGCGGCGGCATGGGACTGTCCGCCTCGCTCGCCGCGCTGCGCCGGATCACCGGCGATCTCACCGCCGTCGTCACCGTGGCCGACGACGGCGGCTCCAGCGGGCGGCTGCGCGACGAACTGGGTGTGCTGCCGCCCGGCGACCTGCGCAAGGCGCTGGCCGCGCTGTGCGGCGACGACGACTGGGGCCAGACCTGGGCCCGGGTCATCCAGCACCGCTTCCAGTCCAAGGGCGAGCTGCACGAGCACGCGGTCGGCAATCTGCTGATCGTCGCCCTGTGGGAGCAGCTCGGCGACCACGTCCAGGCCCTGGACCTGGTGGGCCGGCTGCTCGGCGCGCACGGGCGGGTGCTGCCGATGTCGGCCGTACCACTGGAGCTCCAGGCGCTGGTGAAGGGCCATGCCCCCGAGCGCCCCGAGGCCGTGGACACCGTCCGCGGCCAGGTGGCCGTCGCCCTCACCCCCGGCGAGGTGCAGTCCGTGCACCTCGCGCCGAACGATCCGCCCGCCGTCCCCGAGGCGGTAGAGGCGGTCCTCGACGCCGACTGGGTGGTGCTCGGCCCCGGCTCCTGGTTCTCGTCGGTCATCCCGCACCTCCTGGTGCCGGAACTGCTGGACGCGCTCATCCGCACCAAGGCGCGCCGGGTGCTCTCCCTGAACCTCGCTCCGCAGCCCGGAGAAACCGAGGGCTTCTCCCCGCAGCGTCATGTGGAGGTTTTGGGACGACACGCCCCTAAACTCGCCCTGGACGTGGTGCTGGCCGACGAGGCCGCCGTGCCCGACCGCGACTTGCTGACCGATGCCGCCAAGCGGCTCGGCGCCGCGGTCGAGCTGGCGCCGGTGGCCCGGCCCGACGGAAGCCCCCGGCACGACCCGGAGCTGTTGGCCGCCGCGTACGACCGTATTTTTCGGATGCATGGAAGGATCGGCCCATGGCGATGA
- the whiA gene encoding DNA-binding protein WhiA, producing the protein MAMTAAVKDEVSRLPVTRTCCRKAEVSAVLRFAGGLHLVSGRIVIEAELDTAMAARRLKRDILEIFGHGSELIVMAPGGLRRGSRYVVRVVAGGDQLARQTGLVDGRGRPIRGLPPQVVSGATCDAEAAWRGAFLSHGSLTEPGRSSSLEVTCPGPEAALALVGAARRLSIAAKAREVRGVDRVVVRDGDAIGALLTRLGAHDSVLAWEERRMRREVRATANRLANFDDANLRRSARAAVAAGARVQRALEILADDVPEHLAAAGRLRMEHKQASLEELGALADPPLTKDAVAGRIRRLLAMADKRATDLGIPGTEANIGEELADNLVG; encoded by the coding sequence ATGGCGATGACGGCAGCGGTGAAGGACGAGGTTTCCCGGCTCCCCGTCACCCGGACCTGCTGCAGAAAGGCGGAGGTCTCCGCCGTTCTGCGGTTCGCCGGCGGCCTCCACCTGGTGAGCGGGCGCATCGTGATCGAGGCGGAGCTGGACACGGCGATGGCCGCCCGCCGCCTCAAGCGGGACATCCTGGAGATCTTCGGTCACGGCTCCGAACTGATCGTGATGGCACCGGGCGGGCTGCGCCGCGGCTCGCGCTACGTCGTCCGGGTGGTCGCGGGCGGCGATCAGCTGGCCCGCCAGACCGGCCTGGTGGACGGCCGGGGCCGTCCGATCCGCGGGCTGCCCCCGCAGGTGGTCTCGGGGGCCACCTGCGACGCCGAGGCGGCCTGGCGCGGGGCCTTCCTGTCGCACGGCTCCCTCACCGAGCCGGGCCGCTCCTCCTCACTGGAGGTGACCTGCCCCGGTCCGGAGGCCGCGCTGGCCCTGGTCGGTGCCGCCCGACGCCTGTCCATCGCCGCCAAGGCCCGCGAGGTGCGCGGCGTGGACCGGGTCGTCGTCCGTGACGGCGACGCCATCGGTGCGCTGCTCACCCGGCTGGGCGCGCACGACTCGGTGCTGGCCTGGGAGGAGCGCCGGATGCGCCGCGAGGTGCGCGCCACGGCGAACCGGCTGGCCAACTTCGACGACGCCAACCTGCGCCGCTCGGCCCGCGCGGCCGTCGCCGCCGGCGCCCGGGTGCAGCGCGCCCTGGAGATCCTCGCCGACGACGTCCCCGAGCACCTCGCCGCGGCCGGGCGGCTGCGCATGGAGCACAAGCAGGCCTCGCTGGAGGAACTGGGCGCGCTCGCCGACCCGCCGCTGACCAAGGACGCCGTGGCCGGCCGGATCCGCCGGCTGCTCGCGATGGCCGACAAGCGCGCCACCGACCTCGGCATCCCCGGCACGGAGGCCAACATCGGCGAGGAACTCGCGGACAACCTCGTCGGCTAG
- the gap gene encoding type I glyceraldehyde-3-phosphate dehydrogenase — MTIRVGINGFGRIGRNYFRALLEQGADIEIVAVNDLGDTATTAHLLKYDTILGRLKQEVTHTSDTITVGDKTVKVLSERDPADIPWGELGVDIVIESTGIFTKKADAEKHITGGAKKVIISAPAKDEDVTIVLGVNQDQYDPANHHVISNASCTTNCVAPMAKVLDENFGIVKGLMTTVHAYTNDQRILDFPHKDLRRARAAAENIIPTTTGAAKATALVLPQLEGKLDGIAMRVPVPTGSVTDLVVELGREVTKEEVNAAFQKAAEGELKGLLEYTEDPIVSSDIVNAPASCTFDSSLTMVQDGKSVKIIGWYDNEWGYSNRLVDLTVFIGNQL; from the coding sequence GTGACGATCCGCGTAGGCATCAACGGGTTTGGCCGCATCGGCCGGAACTACTTCCGCGCATTGCTCGAGCAGGGCGCAGACATCGAGATCGTGGCGGTCAATGACCTGGGTGACACCGCGACCACTGCCCACCTGCTGAAGTACGACACCATTCTGGGCCGCCTCAAGCAGGAGGTGACCCACACCTCCGACACGATCACCGTCGGCGACAAGACGGTCAAGGTGCTCTCGGAGCGCGACCCCGCGGACATCCCGTGGGGCGAGCTGGGCGTCGACATCGTGATCGAGTCGACCGGCATCTTCACGAAGAAGGCCGACGCCGAGAAGCACATCACCGGTGGCGCCAAGAAGGTCATCATCTCGGCTCCGGCCAAGGATGAGGACGTCACCATCGTGCTGGGCGTCAACCAGGACCAGTACGACCCGGCGAACCACCACGTCATCTCCAACGCCTCCTGCACCACCAACTGTGTGGCGCCGATGGCGAAGGTGCTCGACGAGAACTTCGGCATCGTCAAGGGCCTGATGACGACGGTGCACGCGTACACGAACGACCAGCGCATCCTGGACTTCCCGCACAAGGACCTGCGCCGCGCCCGTGCCGCCGCCGAGAACATCATCCCGACGACGACCGGTGCGGCGAAGGCCACCGCCCTGGTGCTCCCGCAGCTCGAGGGCAAGCTGGACGGCATCGCGATGCGCGTCCCGGTCCCGACGGGCTCGGTCACCGACCTGGTCGTCGAGCTCGGCCGCGAGGTCACCAAGGAGGAGGTCAACGCCGCCTTCCAGAAGGCCGCCGAGGGCGAGCTCAAGGGTCTCCTCGAGTACACGGAGGACCCGATCGTCTCCTCCGACATCGTCAACGCCCCGGCGTCCTGCACGTTCGACTCGTCCCTGACCATGGTCCAGGACGGCAAGAGCGTGAAGATCATCGGCTGGTACGACAATGAGTGGGGCTACTCCAACCGCCTCGTGGACCTCACGGTCTTCATCGGCAACCAGCTCTGA
- a CDS encoding phosphoglycerate kinase codes for MKTIDELLSEGVAGKRVFVRADLNVPLDGTTITDDGRIRAVLPTVKALAEAGGRVVVASHLGRPKGAPDPAFSLAPAAARLGELLSAEVAFATDTVGESATATVAGLADGQVAVLENLRFNAGETAKDDAERGAFADRLAGLADLYVGDGFGAVHRKHASVYDLPDRLPHAAGYLIATEVGVLKKLTDDVQRPYVVALGGAKVSDKLAVIDELLGRADRILIGGGMAYTFLKAKGYEIGTSLVQEDQLSVVTEYLERAEKNGVELLLPVDTLVAEAFPDLKTKAPAHPVAVAADAMPAGRMGLDIGPETCTLYASKLADAATVFWNGPMGVFEHPDYAEGTKAVAQALLDSPGYTVVGGGDSAAAVRILGFDEKAFGHISTGGGASLEYLEGKTLPGLAALED; via the coding sequence ATGAAGACGATCGACGAACTCCTCTCCGAAGGGGTCGCGGGCAAGCGGGTCTTCGTCCGCGCCGACCTCAACGTGCCGCTGGACGGCACCACCATCACCGACGACGGCCGCATCCGCGCGGTGCTGCCCACCGTCAAGGCGCTCGCCGAGGCGGGCGGCCGTGTCGTCGTCGCCTCGCACCTGGGCCGCCCCAAGGGCGCCCCGGACCCCGCCTTCTCGCTCGCCCCGGCCGCCGCCCGCCTGGGTGAACTTCTCAGCGCCGAGGTGGCGTTCGCGACGGACACCGTCGGTGAGTCCGCCACCGCCACCGTCGCCGGCCTCGCCGACGGACAGGTCGCCGTCCTCGAGAACCTGCGCTTCAACGCCGGAGAGACCGCCAAGGACGACGCCGAGCGCGGCGCCTTCGCCGACCGCCTGGCCGGCCTGGCCGACCTCTACGTGGGCGACGGCTTCGGCGCGGTGCACCGGAAGCACGCGTCCGTGTACGACCTCCCGGACCGCCTGCCGCACGCCGCGGGCTACCTCATCGCCACCGAGGTCGGTGTCCTGAAGAAGCTCACGGACGACGTCCAGCGGCCCTACGTCGTCGCCCTCGGCGGCGCCAAGGTCTCCGACAAGCTCGCCGTCATCGACGAACTGCTCGGCAGGGCCGACCGCATCCTCATCGGCGGCGGCATGGCGTACACCTTCCTCAAGGCCAAGGGGTACGAGATCGGCACGTCGCTGGTCCAGGAGGACCAGCTGTCCGTCGTCACCGAGTACCTGGAGCGCGCCGAGAAGAACGGCGTCGAACTGCTGCTGCCGGTCGACACCCTGGTCGCCGAGGCGTTCCCGGACCTGAAGACCAAGGCGCCGGCCCACCCCGTCGCCGTCGCCGCGGACGCCATGCCGGCCGGCCGGATGGGTCTGGACATCGGCCCCGAGACCTGCACGCTCTACGCCTCGAAGCTCGCCGACGCGGCCACCGTCTTCTGGAACGGCCCCATGGGCGTCTTCGAGCACCCCGACTACGCCGAGGGCACCAAAGCGGTTGCCCAGGCCCTCCTCGACTCCCCGGGCTACACCGTGGTCGGCGGCGGCGACTCCGCCGCGGCCGTCC